One segment of Danaus plexippus chromosome 10, MEX_DaPlex, whole genome shotgun sequence DNA contains the following:
- the LOC116766809 gene encoding WAP four-disulfide core domain protein 2-like — MLRLYFILFVTAVSASEKGSCPPTLSVDICDASCGLTHPCNTTQICCPTACGGAMCVDPMTTRHFVTLEKPGNCPEYPRGVWICSHTCTGDSDCPRTLKCCPNRCGALTCQRPEGLPLPPHV, encoded by the exons ATGTTACGGCTTTATTTCATTCTATTCG TAACGGCAGTGTCGGCATCAGAGAAGGGTTCGTGCCCTCCGACTCTGTCTGTGGATATTTGCGACGCCTCTTGTGGATTGACACATCCCTGTAATACAACACAGATCTGCTGTCCAACAGCATGTGGTGGAGCGATGTGTGTTGACCCCATGACAACGAGACATTTTGTAACGTTGG AGAAACCGGGTAATTGCCCCGAATATCCCCGGGGGGTGTGGATATGCAGTCATACGTGTACCGGAGACTCTGATTGTCCCCGGACACTTAAGTGCTGTCCCAATCGATGTGGAGCTCTGACCTGCCAGCGACCAGAAGGCTTACCTTTACCACCTCACGTTTAg
- the LOC116766957 gene encoding aminopeptidase N has translation MNILQVCVLVCLCVSGNSLPPDKMRGFHIIKTRSIDLNNAHGLAMESRLEKSVEPTGYRLELEPYLEDAMFKGHVRINVTWLEDSHTINVHCAHDIEITETEVQAYLSSDSEQLHTIPIKRVTMDVKKPIALIRLEKTVPKSSKGFIDFSFKGNMQTAITEAFFKTTYSTDQEVERIVAGTQLRPNNARRMFPCFDEPGYKTPFELSVVRPRDMVALSNVPVARTEDINDEPNAVWDHFERTPPMSTFTLGLVIADLKQFGSAIHYEDENGNNIEIRVWGRPEFVEMLEGLNEKVAQVFSEVANFWQVPLPLRRLDIVALPNYQGVKPADNWGLIVFKESDLSSRGYLQLSQELSYQWLGALVSPAWWSDAHLNKALVGYLAAEIAFKINNGSEMEGKWPMTVLYSLYYEFSKRYPHSRITGMKQETACTKIELLFRMFNYTIGGDTFRKGMRKFIESRKFKTFTGDDIWNALNEAALADGKIPKDINIKTVATSWIEKDRLPVITVKRNYETNTAFVTQKVYLRERPHDLPSSNKMLWSAPLVVCRSDRLSFEDFTPSSWIRHTDLNLLNMPDDKHFIIVNPEEIAPFPVNYDQDNWNLLSNYLQSESRVNIPELTRAKLLHDAWNLAYAGELSFATAFNMTLFMRHERNHLVWDPVFTMIDHIGRRICPCILDKFRAYVRTLLTPLYNEMVKDVRDDGDNRRKSLYSLTKTFLCQVGFKPCIMEAQEQFSNWMQAPNPDEGNPISNQYICPVFKWGTQKEWDFGLQRVINFPPSRKQSERTYLLKTLAGCPVDEKKIEKLLNITILEGNGNFTETDLFLIFSMLTGNSQGYTTLFYFLNNNWDVLKEKFSSKTNIWDNMITSATSQFTTKPGMNLVAIMYDNHKGEFGSAEHIIEKSLRNIREETKWSEENIPVIETWLDDYLSRTEVKDDQAIDA, from the exons ATGAATATACTACAGGTGTGTGTGTTAGTTTGTCTCTGTGTGAGTGGCAATTCCCTTCCACCGGATAAG ATGCGTggatttcatataataaaaacaaggaGCATTGATTTGAATAATGCTCACGGTCTTGCTATGGAGAGTAGATTGGAGAAATCTGTGGAACCGACGGGTTATCGTTTGGAATTGGAGCCGTATTTGGAGGACGCTATGTTTAAAGGGCATGTTAGGATAAATGTGACGTGGCTAGAAGATTCTCATACAATAAACGTCCACTGTGCCCACGATATTGAAATCACTGAGACGGAAGTACAGGCGTATCTATCAAGCGATTC AGAACAATTGCATACGATTCCTATCAAGAGAGTGACCATGGATGTGAAGAAACCAATCGCTTTAATACGACTTGAAAAAACGGTACCGAAATCTTCAAAAGGGTTCATTGATTTTAGTTTCAAAGGTAATATGCAAACGGCTATCACGGAAGCATTTTTCAAAACTACTTATTCTACAGATCAGGAGGTTGAGag GATAGTCGCAGGGACACAACTGCGTCCGAATAACGCGAGACGTATGTTCCCATGTTTTGATGAACCTGGATACAAAACTCCCTTTGAACTGAGCGTCGTGCGACCGCGGGATATGGTAGCACTTAGCAATGTTCCTGTCGCTAGGACAGAAGATAT taacgATGAACCAAACGCCGTCTGGGATCATTTCGAGAGGACTCccccaatgtcaacgtttacGCTCGGCCTTGTCATCGCTGACCTCAAACAATTTGGCAGTGCCATACATTATGAAGACGAAAATGGAAACAATATTG aAATACGTGTTTGGGGTCGTCCAGAATTTGTAGAAATGTTAGAAGGTCTCAATGAGAAAGTGGCTCAAGTGTTTTCTGAAGTCGCAAACTTCTGGCAAGTTCCGCTACCATTACGCAGATTGGACATAGTGGCTTTACCAAACTATCAAGGGGTAAAGCCCGCCGATAATTGGGGTTTGATAGTTTTTAA GGAAAGCGATTTGTCCTCACGAGGCTACTTGCAGCTGTCCCAGGAGTTGTCCTACCAGTGGCTAGGCGCTCTCGTCTCTCCAGCTTGGTGGAGCGACGCTCATCTTAACAAAGCACTAGTTGGATACCTCGCTGCGGAGATTGCATTTAAA ATTAACAATGGTTCAGAGATGGAAGGAAAATGGCCGATGACGGTTCTTTATTCTCTGTACTACGAGTTCAGTAAACGATATCCACACTCTCGGATCACCGGCATGAAACAAGAGACGGCTTGCACCAAAATAGAGTTATTGTTCCGAATGTTCAATTATACTATTGGTGGAGACACTTTTAGGAAAGGAATGAGGAAATTCATTGAGTCAAG GAAGTTTAAGACTTTTACTGGTGATGATATTTGGAATGCCCTCAACGAAGCCGCATTAGCAGATGGCAAGATTCcgaaagatattaatattaaaacagtagCCACCAGTTGGATAGAAAAAGACAGACTTCCAGTCATCACAGTTAAGAGGAATTACGAAACCAATACGGCTTTTGTAACTCAG AAAGTGTATCTTCGCGAACGTCCCCACGATCTGCCTTCATCCAATAAGATGTTGTGGAGCGCTCCGCTGGTCGTGTGTCGTTCTGACAGACTCTCCTTCGAAGACTTCACGCCTTCCTCCTGGATCAGACACACAGACCTCAACCTGCTCAACATGCCGGATGACAAGCACTTCATCATCGTCAACCCTGAAGAAATTG CCCCATTCCCAGTAAACTACGACCAGGATAACTGGAATCTTCTATCAAATTATCTACAAAGCGAGAGCAGGGTCAACATACCAGAGCTCACACGAGCCAAGCTTTTACACGATGCTTGGAACCTGGCTTACGCTGGAGAACTTTCATTCGCAACAGCTTTTaatatgacattatttatgaGACACGAAAGAAATCATTTAGTGTGGGATCCAGTGTTCACAATGATCGACCACATCGGAAGGCGTATTTGTCCGTGCATTCTTGATAAATTTAGA gcGTACGTTCGCACGCTTTTGACACCTCTATATAACGAAATGGTAAAAGACGTTAGAGACGACGGAGATAACAGAAGAAAGAGTCTGTACTCGTTGACCAAAACCTTCTTATGTCAAGTTGGCTTCAAGCCTTGTATTATGGAGGCCCAAGAGCAGTTCAGTAATTGGATGCAGGCACCAAATCCTGATGAAGGAAATCC CATTTCTAATCAGTACATCTGTCCGGTATTCAAATGGGGAACGCAAAAGGAGTGGGATTTTGGACTACAAAGGGTTATAAACTTCCCACCATCGAGAAAACAAAGCGAAAGAACGTATCTCCTTAAAACATTAGCCGGTTGTCCAGTGGATGAGAAGAAAATAgagaaattgttaaatataacgaTTCTAGAAGGCAACGGAAACTTTACGGAAACggatttattcttaatattcagTATGCTGACGGGAAATTCTCAAGGTTACACAACCTTATTCTATTTCCTCAACAACAATTGGGACGTGCTCAAAGAAAA ATTCTCGAGTAAGACAAATATTTGGGATAACATGATAACGTCCGCGACCTCGCAGTTCACGACGAAGCCTGGTATGAATCTGGTGGCTATAATGTACGACAATCACAAAGGCGAATTCGGTTCAGCCGAGCATATTATAGAGAAATCGCTGAGAAACATTCGCGAGGAAACTAAATGGTCAGAAGAAAACATTCCTGTGATAGAGACATGGCTAGACGACTACCTCTCAAGAACCGAGGTCAAAGACGACCAGGCGATCGACgcttaa